The following DNA comes from bacterium.
GTTAGTATCTCAAAACAGCAATTGGCAGAAATAGAAAATCGGCTGGCTATGAACGAGGAGAAGAAAAAAATACTTCTCGAAAAGCTACCGGAAAAAGAGAAACAATTATATCTTAAATTGCAGTCAAAATATGGAAGTTATGCAATTTGTAGAGTCATTGAGAATGAGTCACCGAAAACGGAAAAGGACTATATTTGCTCAGGCTGTTATAGCGTTTTGCCCCTATCCTTTGTTCAAGAATTGAAGTCGAAACATCCATATTCAAGATGTCCCAATTGTGGACGTATAATTTACTATTATGAGGAAGTGTGAACTTTTTATTGATGGATCGTCGAGAGGTAACCCTGGTGAAGCAGGATGTGGATTTATTATATACTGTGAGGGAAAGAAAATCCTTGAAAAAAGTATTTATCTTGGTATAAAGACCAATAATGAGGCGGAGTATCACGGCTTAATAGAAGCCTTGAAGGCTGCTAAAGAGGTCGGATGCGGCGACATTACAGTCTATTCGGATTCGGAGCTTCTTGTAAATCACATCAATGGTGTTTACAAGGTAAGAGCCAGCAATCTTAAGCCGTTAAGAGATGAAGCATTGAGTTTGCTTAAAAATTTTAAAAATTGGCAATTGATCCATATTGGCAGAGAGAGAAATTTTGAAACCGATTTGCTTGCCAAGAATGTTTCGAAGGAGGGAAAGAATGGTAAAAAGTAAATTCAGAGTTATGGATGAATTAAAAGAAAAATATGGTTCCAGGTATTTAGTAGTTTTGCTTGCCTCAAGGATTGCTAAGGTTATAGTCGATACAAGGCAAGAAAGAGAAGTTGCTGCCCGGCTTGGTTTCAGTGACGAAGACACAAAGCCAACGGTACTTGCGTTGTATAGGATTCTGCGCGAAGGTGTAAAATATAGGCTTGAGCAGGAAAAAGCTACAGAAGAGTAGGTTAAAACTAAGTGGCTAAGATAGTAATTGGTCTAACTGGCAGTGTATCCGTTTATAAATCAATAAATGTCCTCCGTATCCTTGAAAAGCGAGGCCACAGCGTAAGGGCAATATTAACCGAATCTGCTCAAAAATTTTTATCACGTCTTCTTGTAAAGTCTACCATCAGCGGCGATGTTTACACTGATGAGGATTTCTGGAAGACAGGAAAGAGTGTTCACATTGAACTTGCCCGATGGGCTGATTTAATCGCAATAGTACCATGCACCGCAAATACCATATCTAAAATAAGATATGGATTGGCAGACAATCTCCTAACTTCAACAGTTCTTGCCTTTAAGGGTCCTTTGCTAATTGCGCCTGCCATGCACCAAGAGATGTGGCTAAATCTTGAAATTCAAGGTTCTGTTGAGTACTTAAAAGAATTTCGAGGTACTTTTGTTTCCGGTCCAGAAAAAGGGGTGCTGGCATCGGGTGAGATCGGTTGTGGTCGGCTCTTGAAAGAGGAGTTCATTGTCGAAGATATTGAGGCGGTGTTAAAAGGTTCACCATTAAAAGATTATAAAGTTCTTTTGTGTTACGGGAGAACGGAGGAGCCCATAGATGCTGTCCGTGTCATTACGAACAGGTCTTCGGGGTTGATGGGGTTTTATATTGCAAAGGCTGTTAAAGAACATGGTGGAAATTTAATTCAGGTGGTAGGTGAAACTTCCATCCCTCCTTATGGTAGAGACGAAACCATTCGAGTTAGAACGGCTGAAGAAATGCTGGAAGCAGTTCGTAAATATGTAGAAAAGGCCGATGTACTTATCATGGCAGCAGCTGTTTCTGACTATCGTTCGGGGTCTCAATATACGAAGAAATCGAAAAAGGGAGATCGATTAACAGTTACCCTTCTCCCAACCAAAGACATTTTAAAAACTGTTGCACCTTTAAAGCGTGAAAATCAAATCTTTGTTGGATTCGCCCTCGAAACTGATAATTTGGAAGACTACGCAAAGAAAAAATTGGAGGAGAAAAATCTGGATATTATAATAGGCAATTATGCAAGCGCCATGGGCTCTGAATTTTCCAGCGGTCTCATAATGGATAAGAGTGGAGGATTGGAAGAATTTTCGAATGTGACCAAAGAGACTCTTGCAGTAAAAATCGTTGAAAAAATAATAAAAATGTTAAAATGAAAGACCCCCGTGTTTTAATCTGGAGAGAAGTTCTTGGATTTGACAGAGTGTGGCTCCCAGATTCTAATAAGAAGTTAAAACTATTCCTATTGGAACAAAAAGCAAGCAACTGTAAGAAATGCCCTCTCTTCCGAACCCGTGAAAAATTTGTGTTTGGATGGGGAAATCCCTATTCGGGAATCATGGCAGTGGGAGAAGCCCCAGGGCCTGATGAAGATAAACTTGGGAAGCCTTTTGTAGGGCGAGCGGGTGAATTTTTAAATTATGCCCTTAAAGAAGCCGGTATAGACAGGGAAAGGGATTTGTACATTGCAAATGTTTTAAAGTGTATTCCCGTAGAACTGGCGACGGGTGCAAATGGAAAACCTGTTGCACTTCTAAACAAGTTTGGCAAAAAATCTTTTAGGGCTCCGAATAAAACTGAAGTTTCTGCCTGTTCAGAGTGGCTTGAAGCCCAAATATCAATAGTTAAACCGAAATTTATTCTTGCTATGGGAAATCCTTCTGTCAGGTATTTTCTCGGAGAGAAAGTCAATGTAACAGCCGTCCTGGGAACTCCAAGAAAAATTAGAGATGGAAGTATAACGGTATTTCCGGTTTTGCATCCTTCATATATAATCCGTAAAAAGAGCCCTGACTTGGAGATGCTGTATATCCAACAACTTAAAAAATTCAAAGAGCTGGTCTCAGAGCTAATTCCAGATTGAGTTTATAAAAATTTGGATTTTTTAGTTTCATTATTTTAAACTTTTTAATGCTAAAATGTTTCAGTGACAGTTCAATACTATATCTACATAAAATTCATGGTGAATAAGAGGGAATATTTTGCAAAGATGTTCCCAAATTGCACGTGAAATAGGCCCTCAGGCCCAGAAGTAGCCCGTGGAGAAAAAGTATATGAAAGTAAGGGAACTATATAGCTGACAAAAGTGATAGTAAAAGGAAGATTGGTAATTGGAAAGGTTATTCGCAAATGAATCCTAATACCAAGGATATTAAAGAGAATAAGTTAATATTTTGGGAATACTTGGAGTAGAATTAAAAACAAAGGAGGTGAACTTTCGAAGAATACAATTTTCTGATAATAGCTTCTTGGAGTACTCCCCTACAAGCACTACTTTACCTCCTTTTAAGGAGACTTTTTTGCCCACATTCCTCAAAAGATAAGCTATACAGCCTTGTCTTTTTCCCTTGCCTTCTTGTAATTCCAGGCATTATGGGCAATGATTGAATATCTAATTCTTTATGCTATCACAATTCTTTATCTTTGGAAATTGAACAACTAATGCATACCCTCCATTTTGCAGTATGGTCCCGTTTTACTTTACCAGAATTTTTGAGGAGATTAAGCCATTTCAAGGAGATTATTTTAGGAATGCCGGGTGCTTGACAGAACTTATGTTTAAAGTTAAAATTCCAACACACGTAAAAGGAGGTAAAAATGAAGCTCCTAAAATACGTGGTAACTGGTATAATGGTATTAGGGTTTGTGGCAAACCCTGTAATACTCAATGCTGCTCAATCTGAAGAGATTGCTAATGCCTGTAAGCAGGGTGAATTTGATGCTCAGAAGGATGTGAATGGAACGTTGTGGCTGGCAATCGGATTCTTCGGTGGAATTTTAGGCATCGCAGCCGCGTACATTATTGAGCCCACACCACCAGCATCAAGATTGATTGGAAAATCACCTGAGTATGTTGCAGCGTATACGGATTGCTACAAGAGCGCAGGAAAAGATGTTCAAACTAAAAAGGCAATCACTGGCTGTGTTATAGGTGGTTTACTCTACGTTGTTGTATACGGATGTTACTGGCTTATCTGGGGTGCAGCTTTAAGTAGCGCTTATTAAAAAACTCATCCGTCCATAAAACTAAGGGGTCCTGAAGACCCCTCAGTTTTATGGACGATTTTTCAACATGAAAACAATCTTTTTTCTTTTTTTTGTCCTTAAGGTTGATTCAACAATAGTTTTTGATTTCCAACACATTTTAAAAGACCCAATCAAAGAAGATACTGCATCTGGGCAAATATATAGAAATGACACCCTTTTCTATATAAGTGTTGAAAACCCCTTAAAACAGGTTTTGTATTTTTCCTCTGACACTATGATTATTAATTACCCGAGTCTAAAGAGAGCTTTTAAAGTTAAGTCAGGGATCACTTTTAAACATCAAACTCCTGGGGGTCCAATTGGGAGGCGAGGCGCCAATCTAAAAAATGCCGGTTTTATGTTTCTAAAAAGAGAGGTGAATAGCGAGAGAAAAACCGAGATCTGGATTCATCCCGAGAACGGGTTAAAGATAATTTATGCTTTTGAAGGAGATCGCCTTGTGGATATGGTTACACTTTCAGATAAAGGTGATACCATAGTAAAGATTACTTATGCGGATTATCAAAAAGTGAAAGATTGGAACATACCTATGACATTGAAGATTAAATCTTCTGAATATGAAGAAATATACAAACTTTCGAACCCAAGGGTAGTACCTTTTACAGATTCACTTCGAAATTACCTTGAAATAGCGAAAGACGTAAAGGTGGAATATAAAGGTTTTGATAAATGAACGTTTTGGCTTTACTCTTGGTGCTTTTAACTTTTGATGCTCCTGAGACTTTACAAGAAAAAAGAGATAAAACAGGCCCTGGCTTTGAGTACACTCTATATTCAAATCCTGTAAAGTTTTTGATACTAAAGATGATAAGAATATATCAGTC
Coding sequences within:
- a CDS encoding ribonuclease HI family protein, with product MRKCELFIDGSSRGNPGEAGCGFIIYCEGKKILEKSIYLGIKTNNEAEYHGLIEALKAAKEVGCGDITVYSDSELLVNHINGVYKVRASNLKPLRDEALSLLKNFKNWQLIHIGRERNFETDLLAKNVSKEGKNGKK
- a CDS encoding DNA-directed RNA polymerase subunit omega, whose product is MVKSKFRVMDELKEKYGSRYLVVLLASRIAKVIVDTRQEREVAARLGFSDEDTKPTVLALYRILREGVKYRLEQEKATEE
- the coaBC gene encoding bifunctional phosphopantothenoylcysteine decarboxylase/phosphopantothenate--cysteine ligase CoaBC; this encodes MAKIVIGLTGSVSVYKSINVLRILEKRGHSVRAILTESAQKFLSRLLVKSTISGDVYTDEDFWKTGKSVHIELARWADLIAIVPCTANTISKIRYGLADNLLTSTVLAFKGPLLIAPAMHQEMWLNLEIQGSVEYLKEFRGTFVSGPEKGVLASGEIGCGRLLKEEFIVEDIEAVLKGSPLKDYKVLLCYGRTEEPIDAVRVITNRSSGLMGFYIAKAVKEHGGNLIQVVGETSIPPYGRDETIRVRTAEEMLEAVRKYVEKADVLIMAAAVSDYRSGSQYTKKSKKGDRLTVTLLPTKDILKTVAPLKRENQIFVGFALETDNLEDYAKKKLEEKNLDIIIGNYASAMGSEFSSGLIMDKSGGLEEFSNVTKETLAVKIVEKIIKMLK
- a CDS encoding uracil-DNA glycosylase, with translation MKDPRVLIWREVLGFDRVWLPDSNKKLKLFLLEQKASNCKKCPLFRTREKFVFGWGNPYSGIMAVGEAPGPDEDKLGKPFVGRAGEFLNYALKEAGIDRERDLYIANVLKCIPVELATGANGKPVALLNKFGKKSFRAPNKTEVSACSEWLEAQISIVKPKFILAMGNPSVRYFLGEKVNVTAVLGTPRKIRDGSITVFPVLHPSYIIRKKSPDLEMLYIQQLKKFKELVSELIPD